One window of the Trypanosoma brucei gambiense DAL972 chromosome 5, complete sequence genome contains the following:
- a CDS encoding adenylyl cyclase, putative, with translation MTSLLSKLSLPLLQLLFLLLSFSTTGRAEDNITINVLSLMYSPDVQEVEVDSLNAGFDASLTARGWKTNSKARVSFIRPPSYDTPVAEFFESVVKESEGKLMIVFGPFGGPNTMWVKGELSKHGAVSFGPLAFSTEVREWDPHLYFISVEPNAELLALFRYAVVFLGLPRVGITYLKGTPSGEALYEFALDISSMMGHELCGAFAAAGGVGADEDALAAEWNQFVETRPQAVLLFAPVRNPATEWFIGRIVKDERTRQMYVLAPSTSQGPLIRTWRDALYASNVSLNDGQLIITGTIPPSNLLTLASVRRFREEMDNHLKSNSEWGGFSKPPHFSTDEAISDLMMTGWLTGEILSQALHSTDVLTDRTAFMDSLYRQRRYVVDDLVVGDYGNECGEFASMQGAMCNCNQGGSAVYMKEVVDGFRMYPVINGFLMWGVSQCSSANVKVYAPLYAVFVLIVDSYIIERSARRWYEGASSVPADGSFEDDRLFFHPFRRNLSEVAGDLAQLVDNRIVSAVFGGVTRDALRLPNVTFINPLAASPIVGKFRRNVLLLSPTVRQQLYVIAMHLSNASTGAVSAAIRSKRAEVIGDVLNKSLMTFDVALKSMLLLKESDTLVDHLPSSGDVVAIGLTPPDAHAIAQYLQSRNDRRVYVLFSEVTQLYDEFVEAFNATPAAVVSASRLVFATNLPHWADKNTESDTVAMFHAYNPRESTWTPLRLWGFATARLLRSIVPRMKRISPSLLVDFFYTESNIRVDDMHYGPYSDVECVKGRVTAANRCETNFGAGNISVWSMSRVLDPRVPVLSRGVTPSLEYAVMDESSLSPSQLAGIIVGSVFFVALAIALCVLLCLFVFNSRDNNRAPREPTDPVTLIFTDIESSTAQWSTHPELMPDAVLAHHTMIRSLIMQYGCYEVKTVGDSFMIACRSASTAVELASDIQRSFLQHCWGTTVFDDFYRNSEMQKAEDDDHYIPPSARLDPEVYRQLWNGLRVRIGIHTGLCDIRHDEVTKGYDYYGRTPNMAARTESVTNGGQVLLTYAAYMSLSTEERDQLDATSLGPVALRGVPEPIVMYQLNAVPGRAFAGLRLDRDFFFEESEDPTSTSASEHSSTHMELSGSAQTISDALHSLLSTFKAPQRERLLVPYCERWNVSLPRRKGRVWDDAYCEEVIRRIAVKVGHIAEHGARGMSASSGVTTQSGSSLIIISCNPYLSDASPKQCSRVPVSSGREVNNGMTENDAN, from the coding sequence ATGACCTCACTGCTGTCGAAGTTGTCGCTACCGCTTCTGCAGCTACTATTTCTATTGCTTTCCTTCTCAACTACAGGAAGGGCTGAAGACAATATAACAATAAATGTCCTCTCCCTGATGTATAGCCCTGATGTTcaggaggtggaggtggatTCACTTAACGCTGGTTTTGACGCATCCCTGACAGCTCGCGGTTGGAAAACAAACTCCAAGGCAAGGGTTTCTTTCATTCGACCACCATCATACGATACTCCCGTCGCTGAGTTCTTCGAGTCCGTGGTTAAGGAAAGCGAAGGCAAGCTGATGATTGTATTTGGTCCCTTTGGCGGACCCAATACTATGTGGGTGAAGGGTGAGCTGAGTAAACACGGTGCAGTTAGTTTCGGCCCACTCGCTTTCTCCACTGAAGTGCGTGAGTGGGATCCCCATCTTTACTTCATAAGTGTGGAGCCGAATGCTGAGTTACTTGCACTTTTCCGTTAtgccgttgttttccttGGTCTCCCGCGTGTGGGAATAACGTACTTGAAGGGAACACCATCCGGTGAGGCATTGTATGAATTCGCTCTGGATATATCATCCATGATGGGCCATGAACTCTGTGGTGCATTTGCTGCAGCTGGTGGAGTTGGAGCAGATGAAGATGCCCTGGCAGCTGAATGGAACCAGTTTGTTGAGACACGTCCACAGGCTGTGCTCCTGTTTGCCCCCGTGCGCAACCCCGCCACCGAATGGTTCATAGGGAGGATTGTGAAGGATGAGCGGACGAGACAGATGTATGTTTTGGCTCCGTCGACATCACAAGGCCCTCTAATAAGAACTTGGCGTGACGCTTTGTATGCTTCCAATGTGTCTCTGAACGATGGTCAATTAATCATCACGGGCACAATTCCTCCTTCGAATTTACTAACCCTTGCGTCTGTCCGGCGGTTTCGGGAGGAGATGGATAACCATTTAAAATCCAATAGTGAATGGGGTGGCTTTTCGAAACCCCCACACTTTAGTACCGACGAGGCCATTTCTGATCTGATGATGACTGGATGGCTCACTGGTGAGATCCTTTCGCAGGCACTACACAGTACTGATGTGTTGACGGACCGCACGGCCTTTATGGACTCTCTGTACCGCCAGCGTCGTTACGTTGTAGATGACCTTGTCGTGGGTGACTATGGTAATGAGTGCGGCGAGTTTGCGTCCATGCAGGGTGCTATGTGCAACTGCAATCAGGGTGGAAGCGCTGTTTACATGAAGGAAGTCGTGGATGGGTTTCGTATGTACCCCGTAATAAATGGTTTCTTGATGTGGGGTGTATCACAGTGTTCGAGTGCAAATGTGAAGGTGTATGCCCCACTATATGCTGTTTTCGTTCTGATTGTGGATAGTTACATTATCGAGCGTTCCGCCAGGAGATGGTACGAAGGCGCATCATCTGTCCCCGCTGATGGCAGTTTCGAGGATGATCGACTCTTTTTTCACCCCTTTAGGAGGAACTTGAGTGAAGTGGCAGGTGATCTCGCGCAATTGGTGGACAACAGGATAGTATCCGCTGTCTTTGGTGGAGTGACGAGGGATGCACTCCGGCTTCCAAATGTCACCTTCATCAATCCTTTGGCGGCCAGCCCCATAGTGGGTAAGTTCCGTAGAAATGTGTTACTGCTCTCGCCTACGGTTCGGCAACAATTGTACGTGATTGCTATGCACCTCTCAAATGCCTCTACCGGTGCCGTGTCTGCCGCTATTCGAAGTAAAAGGGCGGAAGTAATTGGTGATGTACTCAACAAATCGCTAATGACATTTGATGTGGCACTTAAGTCAATGTTGTTGCTTAAAGAGAGTGACACTCTGGTGGACCATCTACCAAGCAGTGGGGATGTTGTGGCCATCGGCCTCACACCTCCAGATGCCCATGCGATTGCACAGTATCTCCAATCTCGAAATGATAGACGCGTGTATGTTCTCTTCTCCGAAGTCACTCAATTGTATGATGAGTTTGTGGAAGCATTTAATGCGACCCCTGCGGCAGTTGTAAGCGCCTCACGACTTGTGTTCGCGACGAATCTACCACACTGGGCCGATAAAAATACGGAATCGGATACAGTTGCAATGTTTCATGCCTACAACCCCCGTGAATCTACATGGACACCGCTGAGGTTGTGGGGCTTTGCCACTGCGCGTCTGCTTCGAAGCATCGTTCCACGCATGAAGAGGATAAGCCCCTCGTTGTtagttgattttttttacacagAATCAAACATTCGTGTGGATGACATGCACTACGGACCGTACAGTGATGTTGAGTGTGTTAAGGGACGTGTAACGGCGGCTAACCGTTGCGAGACTAATTTTGGGGCGGGAAACATTTCTGTGTGGTCGATGTCTCGGGTACTAGACCCCCGTGTGCCTGTACTGAGTCGGGGTGTGACGCCATCTTTGGAGTATGCTGTAATGGATGAGTCTTCCCTTAGTCCTTCACAACTTGCCGGTATAATTGTtggttctgttttctttgttgcacTTGCTATTGCATTGTGTGTGCTTCTGtgcttgtttgtgtttaATTCTCGAGACAACAACAGAGCACCGAGGGAACCAACAGATCCTGTAACTCTCATCTTCACGGACATCGAAAGCAGCACTGCGCAGTGGTCTACTCACCCGGAACTGATGCCCGATGCCGTGTTGGCTCATCACACTATGATCCGTTCACTCATCATGCAGTATGGTTGTTACGAGGTGAAGACTGTTGGGGACTCCTTTATGATTGCCTGCCGCAGTGCATCCACCGCTGTGGAACTCGCGAGTGACATTCAGCGATCATTCCTGCAACACTGTTGGGGGACAACTGTTTTCGATGATTTCTACCGCAATTCCGAGATGCAGAAAGCTGAGGATGATGATCACTATATTCCACCAAGTGCACGTCTGGATCCCGAGGTTTACCGCCAGTTGTGGAATGGGCTGCGTGTAAGAATCGGAATCCACACCGGGTTATGTGATATCCGACATGATGAAGTAACAAAAGGATACGACTACTACGGACGCACACCAAACATGGCTGCGCGCACAGAAAGTGTGACAAATGGTGGGCAAGTGCTGCTGACGTATGCGGCGTATATGTCACTGAGCACTGAGGAGCGTGACCAACTTGATGCGACCTCGCTTGGACCTGTTGCGTTGCGTGGTGTTCCTGAGCCTATTGTAATGTACCAATTGAATGCCGTTCCCGGCCGTGCATTCGCTGGGCTCCGCTTGGATCgtgatttctttttcgaAGAGAGTGAGGACCCTACTAGTACCTCTGCTAGTGAACATAGTTCCACCCACATGGAGCTGAGTGGATCGGCACAAACTATTTCAGATGCCCTGCATTCCTTACTCAGTACCTTCAAAGCTCCACAGCGAGAGCGACTATTGGTTCCATACTGCGAGCGTTGGAATGTTTCTTTACCACGGCGGAAGGGGCGTGTGTGGGACGATGCGTATTGTGAAGAAGTTATTCGCCGTATTGCAGTGAAGGTTGGACACATTGCGGAACACGGAGCCCGCGGGATGTCCGCATCGTCAGGTGTTACTACCCAAAGTGGCTCttccctcatcatcatttcctgCAATCCGTACCTTTCCGACGCCTCCCCAAAGCAATGTTCTCGTGTGCCGGTGTCCAGTGGGCGGGAAGTAAATAACGGAATGACGGAAAATGATGCTAATTGA
- a CDS encoding ATP pyrophosphate-lyase, putative has translation MTSLLSKLSLPLLQLLFLLLSFSTTGRAEDNITINVLSLMYSPDVQEVEVDSLNAGFDASLTARGWKTNSKARVSFIRPPSYDTPVAEFFESVVKESEGKLMIVFGPFGGPNTMWVKGELSKHGAVSFGPLAFSTEVREWDPHLYFISVEPNAELLALFRYAVVFLGLPRVGITYLKGTPSGEALYEFALDISSMMGHELCGAFAAAGGVGADEDALAAEWNQFVETRPQAVLLFAPVRNPATEWFIGRIVKDERTRQMYVLAPSTSQGPLIRTWRDALHASNVSLNDGQLIITGTIPPSNLLTLASVRRFREEMDNHLKSNSEWGGFSKPPHFSTDEAISDLMMTGWLTGEILSQALHSTDVLTDRTAFMDSLYRQRRYVVDDLVVGDYGNECGEFASMQGAMCNCNQGGSAVYMKEVVDGFRMYPVINGFLMWGASQCSSRDVKISIPLSGFVMHLSDYFFSYRSAKRWYEGVSSAPLILDDFGEDILHFDVLPLSTQMGVIVLEALLNMREIFIIYGAVDEDILELPGPVFVDPLLLYPRINRFNRNVLLLSPTVRQQLYVLAMHLSNASTGAVSAAIRSKRAEVIGDVLNKSLMTFDVALKSMLLLKESDTLVDHLPSSGDVVAIGLTPPDAHAIAQYLQSRNDRRVYVLFSEVTQLYDEFVEAFNATPAAVVSASRLVFATNLPHWADKNTESDTVAMFHAYNPRESTWTPLRLRGFATARLLRSIVPRMKRINPSLLVDFFYTESNIRVDDMHYGPYSDVECVKGRVTAANRCETNFGAGNISVWSMSRVLDPRVPVLSRGVTPSLEYAVMDESSLSPSQLAGIIVGSVFFVALAIALCVLLCLFVRVRGQRDTGPKSSSDPVTFINDSEVCVPMFEMLRGGECGVVTIVCTDIESSTAQWSTHPELMPDAVLAHHTMIRSLIMQYGCYEVKTVGDSFMIACRSASTAVELASDIQRSFLQHCWGTTVFDDFYRNSEMQKAEDDDHYIPPSARLDPEVYRQLWNGLRVRIGIHTGLCDIRHDEVTKGYDYYGRTPNTAARTESVTNGGQVLLTYAAYMSLSTEERDQLDATSLGPVALRGVPEPIVMYQLNAVPGRAFAGLRLDRGFYFDEDVENFSFSSNSLSFDSLKLSGSAQTISDALHSLLSTFKAPQRERLLALYCERWNVSLPTGGSYAWDDAYCEEVIRRIAVKVGPFVGRYAS, from the coding sequence ATGACCTCACTGCTGTCGAAGTTGTCGCTACCGCTTCTGCAGCTACTATTTCTATTGCTTTCCTTCTCAACTACAGGAAGGGCTGAAGACAATATAACAATAAATGTCCTCTCCCTGATGTATAGCCCTGATGTTcaggaggtggaggtggatTCACTTAACGCTGGTTTTGACGCATCCCTGACAGCTCGCGGTTGGAAAACAAACTCCAAGGCAAGGGTTTCTTTCATTCGACCACCATCATACGATACTCCCGTCGCTGAGTTCTTCGAGTCCGTGGTTAAGGAAAGCGAAGGCAAGCTGATGATTGTATTTGGTCCCTTTGGCGGACCCAATACTATGTGGGTGAAGGGTGAGCTGAGTAAACACGGTGCAGTTAGTTTCGGCCCACTCGCTTTCTCCACTGAAGTGCGTGAGTGGGATCCCCATCTTTACTTCATAAGTGTGGAGCCGAATGCTGAGTTACTTGCACTTTTCCGTTAtgccgttgttttccttGGTCTCCCGCGTGTGGGAATAACGTACTTGAAGGGAACACCATCCGGTGAGGCATTGTATGAATTCGCTCTGGATATATCATCCATGATGGGCCATGAACTCTGTGGTGCATTTGCTGCAGCTGGTGGAGTTGGAGCAGATGAAGATGCCCTGGCAGCTGAATGGAACCAGTTTGTTGAGACACGTCCACAGGCTGTGCTCCTGTTTGCCCCTGTGCGCAACCCCGCCACCGAATGGTTCATAGGGAGGATTGTGAAGGATGAGCGGACGAGACAGATGTATGTTTTGGCTCCGTCGACATCACAAGGCCCTCTAATAAGAACTTGGCGTGACGCTTTGCATGCTTCCAATGTGTCTCTGAACGATGGTCAATTAATCATCACGGGCACAATTCCTCCTTCGAATTTACTAACCCTTGCGTCTGTCCGGCGGTTTCGGGAGGAGATGGATAACCATTTAAAATCCAATAGTGAATGGGGTGGCTTTTCGAAACCCCCACACTTTAGTACCGACGAGGCCATTTCTGATCTGATGATGACTGGATGGCTCACTGGTGAGATCCTTTCGCAGGCACTACACAGTACTGATGTGTTGACGGACCGCACGGCCTTTATGGACTCTCTGTACCGCCAGCGTCGTTACGTTGTGGATGACCTTGTCGTGGGTGACTATGGTAATGAGTGCGGCGAGTTTGCGTCCATGCAGGGTGCTATGTGCAACTGCAATCAGGGTGGAAGCGCTGTTTACATGAAGGAAGTCGTGGATGGGTTTCGTATGTACCCCGTAATAAATGGTTTCTTGATGTGGGGTGCATCACAGTGTTCGAGTAGAGACGTGAAGATCAGTATTCCATTGAGTGGTTTTGTCATGCACTTGAgtgattattttttttcttatcgtTCCGCCAAGAGATGGTACGAAGGTGTGTCTTCAGCTCCTCTCATTCTTGATGATTTCGGAGAAGATATTTTACACTTTGATGTTCTTCCACTAAGCACGCAGATGGGGGTCATAGTTCTAGAGGCTTTGCTCAATATGAGGGAGATATTCATCATCTATGGTGCTGTTGATGAAGATATTCTGGAACTTCCCGGCCCTGTATTCGTCGATCCACTGCTGCTTTATCCTCGGATCAATCGTTTCAATAGAAATGTGTTACTGCTCTCGCCTACGGTACGGCAACAATTGTACGTGCTTGCTATGCACCTCTCAAATGCCTCTACCGGTGCCGTGTCTGCCGCTATTCGAAGTAAAAGGGCGGAAGTAATTGGTGATGTACTCAACAAATCGCTAATGACATTTGATGTGGCACTTAAGTCAATGTTGTTGCTTAAAGAGAGTGACACTCTGGTGGACCATCTACCAAGCAGTGGGGATGTTGTGGCCATCGGCCTCACACCTCCAGATGCCCATGCGATTGCACAGTATCTCCAATCTCGAAATGATAGACGCGTGTATGTTCTCTTCTCCGAAGTCACTCAATTGTATGATGAGTTTGTGGAAGCATTTAATGCGACCCCTGCGGCAGTTGTAAGCGCCTCACGACTTGTGTTCGCGACGAATCTACCACACTGGGCCGATAAAAATACGGAATCGGATACAGTTGCAATGTTTCATGCCTACAACCCCCGTGAATCTACATGGACACCGCTGAGGTTGCGGGGCTTTGCCACTGCGCGTCTGCTTCGAAGCATCGTTCCACGCATGAAGAGGATAAACCCCTCGTTGTtagttgattttttttacacagAATCAAACATTCGTGTGGATGACATGCACTACGGACCGTACAGTGATGTTGAGTGTGTTAAGGGACGTGTAACGGCGGCTAACCGTTGCGAGACTAATTTTGGGGCGGGAAACATTTCTGTGTGGTCGATGTCTCGGGTACTAGACCCCCGTGTGCCTGTACTGAGTCGGGGTGTGACGCCATCTTTGGAGTATGCTGTAATGGATGAGTCTTCCCTTAGTCCTTCACAACTTGCCGGTATAATTGTtggttctgttttctttgttgcacTTGCTATTGCATTGTGTGTGCTTCTGTGCTTGTTTGTGCGCGTCCGTGGACAACGGGATACTGGGCCCAAGTCGTCAAGTGACCCAGTTACATTTATCAACGACAGTGAAGTGTGTGTTCCAATGTTTGAGATGCTACGGGGTGGTGAATGTGGCGTTGTAACCATTGTTTGTACGGACATCGAAAGCAGCACTGCGCAGTGGTCTACTCACCCGGAACTGATGCCCGATGCCGTGTTGGCTCATCACACTATGATCCGTTCACTCATCATGCAGTATGGTTGTTACGAGGTGAAGACTGTTGGGGACTCCTTTATGATTGCCTGCCGCAGTGCATCCACCGCTGTGGAACTCGCGAGTGACATTCAGCGATCATTCCTGCAACACTGTTGGGGGACAACTGTTTTCGATGATTTCTACCGCAATTCCGAGATGCAGAAAGCTGAGGATGATGATCACTATATTCCACCAAGTGCACGTCTGGATCCCGAGGTTTACCGCCAGTTGTGGAATGGGCTGCGTGTAAGAATCGGAATCCACACCGGGTTATGTGATATCCGACATGATGAAGTAACAAAAGGATACGACTACTACGGACGCACACCAAACACGGCTGCGCGCACAGAAAGTGTGACAAATGGTGGGCAAGTGCTGCTGACGTATGCGGCGTACATGTCACTGAGCACTGAGGAGCGTGACCAACTTGATGCGACCTCGCTTGGACCTGTTGCGTTGCGTGGTGTTCCTGAGCCTATTGTAATGTACCAATTGAATGCCGTTCCCGGCCGTGCATTCGCTGGGCTCCGCTTGGATCGTgggttttattttgatgaaGATGTCGAGAACTTCAGCTTTTCCTCGAACAGTTTAAGTTTTGACAGCCTGAAGCTGAGTGGATCGGCACAAACTATTTCAGATGCCCTGCATTCCTTACTCAGTACCTTCAAAGCTCCACAGCGAGAGCGACTATTGGCACTGTATTGCGAGCGTTGGAATGTTTCCCTGCCAACGGGTGGTTCATACGCTTGGGACGATGCGTATTGTGAAGAAGTTATTCGCCGTATTGCAGTTAAGGTGGGGCCGTTTGTTGGTCGTTATGCTTCCTGA